In the genome of Halosolutus amylolyticus, the window GAAACCGTTCGAACGCGTCGTACGGCCACGGCTGGGAGAACGAGGCGTTCTCGATGCGCACGACTGCGAGGAGGTCTGCACGTTCTGCGGGCCGGATCGACGGTCCCTCGGTCCCGTTCGAACCCGACGCGGGGAGTGTCACGGGCGTGGGTACACGCCGAGCGATAAAAGAACTACGCGTCGCGGCTCAGACCGAATCCAGTCGCTCGATTTCGGCGTCCGACCAGTCGTAGAAGTGTCGATCGGTCTGCCTGAGCACCTCGACGCACTCGTTGTACTGACTGCGTGCGTCGTCGACCAGCGGATCGTTGGGGTTCTCCTCGATCCACTCGCGGAGTTCGGCGAGCGCCTCCGGCGAGTAGGTGTCCATCCGGTCCTGGTGTTCGAGGATCTCGACCTTCTCTCCTTCCTGACGCAGGGTCCGAGCGAGCGCCCACCCCGCGACGCCGTAGAACGCCAGCAGGGTGAACGCGAGCATCCCGATCACCTCGGCCGAGAGCGCGGCCATCAGTCGTCACCTCCGGGGACCTCCGCGGTCTCCGGCTGGCCGCGTCTGCCCTCGACGACGGACATGACCGCGTAGCCGATGATCGGGAACAGCACGATCACTGCGATGCCGCCGTACAGTTCGGCGGTGCCGCGGTTCTCCCACGCAAAGTAGGCCATGATGAAGATCATCACAGTGGGGATGACGTACTTGATGACGGGGTTCCACCAGCGGCCGACGTGGACGCCTGCGTTCCGGTTGACCGTGAGCAGGCGGAGCCGTTCCGGACCCATCACCCAGCCGATGACGCCGAGAATCATGAGCGTCGCCAGCGGCAGCCCCCAGTTGCCGAAGACGAAGTCGAGGTAGTCCAGCACCTCCACGGAGTACGCGCTCGGAAGGCCGAGCAGCCAGATCCCGCCGCAGACGCCGAGCACCGTCTGCGTGCGACTGAACCGCGTCTCCTCGGAAATCGTCGTGACGCTCACCTCGGTGATCAGCAGTCCCGAGGTGAACGTCGCGAGGAAGAAGCCGACGAAAAACAGGATGGCGACGAAGCCGCCGAACGGAATCTCCGGGAAGACCTGGACCAGCGAGACGAACGCCAGTCCGGCACCGGCATCGGGTTCGACGCCGACCGCGAAGACGATCGGGAAGATGGCGAGCGCCGCGAGGATACCGATGCTCGACTCGCCGATCGCGGTGAAGATGCCGCCGCCGAGCGGGACGTCGTCGTACTCGCGCAGGTAGCTGCCGATCGTCAGCGCGATCCCCCAGCCGAGGCCGGTCGAGAACAGCGCCTGCCCGAGCGCGGCGATCCAGGTGTCGCTGTAGGTCAGGTACGCCCAGTCGATCGTGAACGCGAAGGCGAGTCCATCGGCCGCGCCGTCGAGCGTCAGGCCGCGGACCACCATGACGAGGAGCGCAAACACGAGCGCCGGCACCGCGTAGACGACGAGCCGCTCGACGCCCCGCCGAATGCCCAGCCCGAGGACCGCGGCGATCGAGCCCATCACGATCGTGTGCAGGCCGATCATCAGCGCCGCGTTGCCGAAGAGGCTGTTCATGAACGGTTCGGCCTCGAAGCCGGCCCCCGTGAAGGTGAACAGCAGCGAGTGGACCGCGTAGTACAGCGTCCACGCGATCACCGGCGAGTAGTACGACATCAGTGCGATGTTCACCAGCAAGACGACGACGCCGAGGCCGACCATGCCGCCGCGACCGACGACGTCGCGAAACGCCCCGATGACGCCCTTGTTCGTGTACCGACCGAGCGCGACTTCGGCCATCAGTCCGGGAACTGCGAGGACGAACAGCAACGTGAGGAACGCGAGGACGAACGCGCCGCCCCCGTTGTTCCCCATCACGTACGGGAACCGCCAGATGTTCCCGGCACCGACCATCGCACCGATCATGGCCATCAGGAACCCGAACCGGGTGCCCCACTCCGCCCGTGCCGTTTTCGTTGGTACGTCAGCCATATCGACTCACATCGGCCACACCACCTGCAGGGACCTATATATGTGTTACCTGCCATCATGAAACACAGCAGTAATGACCGATTTCCGGCCACAAAATCGACGACGGCGTTCGAACCGCCAAACGGGAGCGATCGTCCGGGACCGATCGGCGTCTCACTCCTCGTCGGCCACCGGAATCACTCCGCAGGGATCGCGTCCATCTCGAACTGCTCGGTGAGTTCCTTCAGTTCGTCGAGGGCGTCCTGCTCCTCCCGGAGGTTTTCTTCGAGGACGTCGGCCGCCTCGTCCATCCCGAGCTGGTCCGCGAGCGGGATCAGGTTGCCGTAGGCCGCGATCTCGTAGTGCTCGGTCTTCTCGGCCGCCGCCATGTTGTGATAGTCGAGCACCTCCTGGGACGGCGCTTCCTCGGTGAACTCCTCGTACTCCTCGACGAGCCCCTCGATTCCCTCGCACTCCTCTTTCTCGGGTGGCTCGCCGAACATCTCGAACACCTCCTCGAGACGATCGATGTGCCCCTGGGTCTCCTCGCGGTGTTCGGCGAAGGCGCTGGCGATCTCGTCTCGTTCGGTGTTCGACTCGAGGTCCTCGAGCGCGTCGAGAAGCTGGTGCTCGGCGTGATAGAGGTCCTCGAGGCCGTGCTCGAACAGGTCCTGGATCGTATCCATGCTCATGCTGTGACCACGAGCCCCGTTCACGCGCCGCCAGAAAAAGTCGCGAGCCTGCGACGGCAGGTCACGACGCGTGCACCCGACGCACTCGCGATCCGATCCGAACGCGCCGGAGCCACAACGTGGCACGATAGTAGCCCAAAGGGGCCAATTTCGACTCGTTCTCTCCGAACGCCGACACGACGGCGACCGGGAGCGGGCGTTCGTCCGCCCCACTTACCGGCTGTTTTTGCCGGACCGATCGTCCGGTCCCCGCGGTCCTCCGGTCCCGATACTCGTCTGTCCCGTGCGCGGCCGTTCCGCCGGAAGCCCGGATCTTCCGGGCGTC includes:
- a CDS encoding sodium-dependent transporter, whose product is MADVPTKTARAEWGTRFGFLMAMIGAMVGAGNIWRFPYVMGNNGGGAFVLAFLTLLFVLAVPGLMAEVALGRYTNKGVIGAFRDVVGRGGMVGLGVVVLLVNIALMSYYSPVIAWTLYYAVHSLLFTFTGAGFEAEPFMNSLFGNAALMIGLHTIVMGSIAAVLGLGIRRGVERLVVYAVPALVFALLVMVVRGLTLDGAADGLAFAFTIDWAYLTYSDTWIAALGQALFSTGLGWGIALTIGSYLREYDDVPLGGGIFTAIGESSIGILAALAIFPIVFAVGVEPDAGAGLAFVSLVQVFPEIPFGGFVAILFFVGFFLATFTSGLLITEVSVTTISEETRFSRTQTVLGVCGGIWLLGLPSAYSVEVLDYLDFVFGNWGLPLATLMILGVIGWVMGPERLRLLTVNRNAGVHVGRWWNPVIKYVIPTVMIFIMAYFAWENRGTAELYGGIAVIVLFPIIGYAVMSVVEGRRGQPETAEVPGGDD
- a CDS encoding DUF892 family protein yields the protein MSMDTIQDLFEHGLEDLYHAEHQLLDALEDLESNTERDEIASAFAEHREETQGHIDRLEEVFEMFGEPPEKEECEGIEGLVEEYEEFTEEAPSQEVLDYHNMAAAEKTEHYEIAAYGNLIPLADQLGMDEAADVLEENLREEQDALDELKELTEQFEMDAIPAE